A region of Acidisarcina sp. DNA encodes the following proteins:
- a CDS encoding DUF427 domain-containing protein, with protein MAKAIWNGKVVAESDACETVEGNLYFPEASINREYLRPSSTVSTCPWKGQARYYSLLIDGQENPDAAWYYPDPKPAARNIKNHVAFWRGVEIEK; from the coding sequence ATGGCAAAAGCAATTTGGAATGGAAAGGTAGTCGCCGAGAGCGACGCCTGTGAAACGGTCGAAGGCAATCTTTATTTCCCCGAAGCGTCGATTAACCGCGAATATCTGCGCCCCAGCTCCACGGTTTCTACCTGTCCGTGGAAGGGGCAGGCCCGCTATTACAGCCTGCTGATCGATGGGCAGGAGAATCCGGATGCGGCCTGGTATTATCCCGATCCTAAACCCGCCGCCCGTAACATCAAAAATCATGTCGCCTTCTGGCGTGGCGTCGAAATCGAGAAGTAG
- a CDS encoding DUF4242 domain-containing protein: protein MPRFVIERDIPGVGKLTREELAGVSRTSCDVLKNLGPQIQWIESYVTDDKIYCIYIAPDEATIREHARLGGFPANSILQVRNRIDPTSAD from the coding sequence ATGCCCAGATTTGTGATCGAGCGCGATATTCCCGGTGTTGGGAAACTCACCCGTGAGGAGCTGGCAGGAGTGAGCCGAACTTCCTGTGACGTCCTCAAAAATCTTGGCCCTCAAATCCAGTGGATTGAGTCGTATGTCACCGACGACAAGATTTACTGCATCTATATTGCACCGGATGAGGCGACGATCCGCGAGCACGCCCGGCTGGGCGGATTTCCGGCAAACTCGATTCTCCAGGTGCGGAATAGAATCGACCCCACCTCGGCTGACTAA
- the ilvB gene encoding biosynthetic-type acetolactate synthase large subunit, producing MSDTRKSGDPANPTQAARLTGAEIVWATLAGEGVREVFGYPGGAILPVYDAMRKFPVQHILVRHEQGAAHMADGYARASGRVGVCIATSGPGATNLVTGIATAMLDSVPIVCITGQVSSKLLGSDAFQEVDITGITLPVTKHNYLVTKVEDIAPVLREAFQIAASGRPGPVLVDITKDAQQAVADFDFAAAAPGRYRPHPMLSVNADALAEAGRMILEAKRPVILAGQGILRSGAMEQVRTLAERAQIPVGCTLLGLGAFPASHPLNLGMMGMHGETWVNHAIQEADLLIACGMRFDDRVTGLPSTYAPNAKKIHIEIDPSEINKNVAVDIALIGDLRAVLEELLPLLPKRDGAAWLHTIQTMKGNASVRDIQNLPDNGHLYAAHVINDLWRATNGKAVVVTDVGQHQMWEAQYYKHDEPRTLITSGGLGTMGFALPAGIGAKVACPEKEVWVIAGDGGFQMTMAELATIAQENLNVNIAIINNGYLGMVRQWQEFFYEKNYQSTPLLSPDFVKLAAAFGIPGQAVTKRADVMTAVKTARETAGPYLINFLVEQEDSVYPMIPAGKALHEMIRRPARTPIVEDATDN from the coding sequence ATGAGCGACACCAGAAAAAGCGGAGATCCTGCAAATCCAACTCAAGCTGCACGCCTGACCGGTGCGGAGATTGTCTGGGCAACGCTGGCGGGAGAGGGCGTACGCGAAGTTTTCGGCTATCCCGGCGGAGCAATTCTGCCGGTATACGATGCCATGCGCAAGTTCCCGGTTCAACATATTCTGGTACGTCACGAGCAGGGCGCGGCCCACATGGCTGACGGCTATGCACGGGCCTCGGGCCGGGTTGGCGTGTGCATTGCCACCTCCGGACCGGGCGCCACGAACCTGGTGACGGGCATAGCCACCGCGATGCTCGATTCCGTTCCCATCGTCTGCATCACCGGTCAGGTCTCCAGCAAGCTCCTCGGCTCCGATGCCTTTCAGGAAGTCGACATCACCGGCATCACGCTGCCCGTCACCAAGCACAACTACCTGGTGACCAAGGTGGAGGACATCGCGCCGGTGTTGCGGGAGGCGTTCCAGATTGCTGCTTCCGGCAGGCCGGGCCCGGTGCTCGTCGACATCACCAAAGATGCGCAGCAGGCGGTAGCGGACTTCGATTTTGCCGCCGCAGCGCCTGGACGGTATCGTCCGCATCCCATGCTCTCGGTGAACGCGGATGCGCTCGCGGAAGCCGGCCGCATGATTCTCGAAGCCAAGCGTCCTGTGATCCTTGCTGGACAGGGTATTCTGCGCTCCGGCGCGATGGAGCAGGTTCGCACTCTTGCCGAGCGCGCACAGATTCCCGTCGGCTGCACGCTGCTGGGGCTGGGCGCATTTCCGGCCTCTCACCCGCTCAACCTGGGCATGATGGGCATGCATGGCGAGACGTGGGTCAACCATGCGATCCAGGAGGCCGATCTGCTGATCGCCTGCGGCATGCGCTTCGATGACCGCGTCACCGGGCTTCCCTCGACGTATGCGCCGAATGCGAAGAAGATTCACATTGAAATCGATCCTTCGGAGATCAACAAGAACGTTGCTGTCGACATCGCGCTGATTGGAGATCTGCGAGCGGTTCTCGAAGAGCTTCTGCCTCTGTTGCCCAAGCGCGACGGCGCCGCATGGCTGCACACGATCCAGACCATGAAGGGGAACGCCTCCGTCCGCGACATTCAGAACCTTCCGGACAATGGCCACCTGTATGCCGCGCACGTAATCAACGACCTGTGGCGCGCCACCAATGGCAAGGCCGTGGTGGTGACGGATGTAGGGCAGCATCAGATGTGGGAGGCACAGTACTACAAGCACGACGAGCCGCGCACGCTGATCACCTCGGGCGGTCTGGGAACGATGGGCTTTGCCCTGCCGGCCGGCATTGGCGCCAAGGTGGCCTGTCCGGAAAAAGAGGTTTGGGTCATCGCCGGCGATGGCGGCTTCCAGATGACAATGGCGGAGCTGGCGACCATTGCCCAGGAAAATCTCAACGTGAATATCGCCATCATCAACAATGGCTACCTGGGCATGGTGCGTCAGTGGCAGGAGTTCTTCTACGAGAAGAATTACCAGTCCACGCCGCTCCTCAGCCCGGATTTCGTCAAGCTTGCCGCTGCCTTTGGCATCCCTGGACAGGCAGTAACCAAGCGTGCCGATGTGATGACCGCGGTGAAGACCGCTCGCGAGACGGCCGGTCCCTACCTGATCAATTTCCTGGTAGAACAGGAAGACTCGGTCTACCCGATGATTCCCGCGGGCAAGGCTCTGCATGAGATGATCCGCCGTCCGGCCCGCACGCCCATTGTCGAAGACGCCACGGATAACTAG
- the ilvC gene encoding ketol-acid reductoisomerase, whose protein sequence is MPKTYHDQDADLTLIQKKKVAIIGYGSQGHAHALNLKDSGGEVRIGLPSTSKSIAKARKAGLEVLSVADAAKWADVIMILAPDTSQAQIYEDEIKQHLTKGKMLMFAHGFNIRYNAIQPPADVDVAMVAPKAPGHRVREVFTEGGGTPGLLAVHQDATGGAYALALSYAKGIGCTRAGVIETTFKEETETDLFGEQAVLCGGVSALIKAGFQTLVDAGYQPEIAYFECLHELKLIVDLIYRGGLGYMRYSISDTAEYGDYTAGPRLINDQTRAEMKKILGEIQDGTFAKNWIEENKTGRHKFEEMRKQEAGLQIEAVGAKLRAAMPFLDPVVMVNGVPERAK, encoded by the coding sequence ATGCCGAAGACTTACCACGATCAAGATGCCGATTTGACCCTCATCCAGAAGAAGAAAGTGGCCATCATCGGCTACGGATCGCAAGGGCACGCACACGCCCTCAACCTGAAGGATTCCGGCGGCGAAGTACGGATCGGATTGCCCTCCACCAGCAAGTCCATCGCCAAGGCGCGGAAGGCCGGCCTGGAAGTTCTCTCCGTCGCGGACGCCGCCAAGTGGGCGGACGTGATCATGATCCTTGCACCCGACACGTCGCAGGCTCAGATCTACGAGGACGAGATCAAGCAGCACCTTACCAAGGGCAAGATGCTGATGTTTGCGCACGGCTTCAACATCCGCTACAACGCCATCCAGCCGCCCGCAGACGTCGATGTTGCCATGGTTGCGCCCAAGGCTCCGGGTCACCGCGTGCGCGAGGTCTTTACCGAGGGCGGCGGCACTCCGGGCCTGCTGGCCGTTCATCAGGATGCGACCGGTGGTGCTTATGCCCTGGCGCTCTCCTATGCCAAGGGCATCGGCTGCACCCGCGCCGGCGTGATTGAAACGACCTTCAAGGAAGAGACCGAGACCGATCTCTTCGGCGAACAGGCAGTCCTCTGCGGCGGCGTCAGCGCATTGATCAAGGCTGGCTTTCAAACGCTGGTCGATGCTGGCTACCAGCCGGAGATTGCGTATTTCGAATGCCTGCACGAGCTCAAGCTGATCGTCGATCTCATCTACCGCGGCGGGCTGGGATACATGCGCTACTCCATCTCCGACACGGCAGAGTATGGCGATTACACCGCAGGTCCGCGGCTGATCAACGATCAGACCCGCGCCGAAATGAAGAAGATCCTCGGCGAGATCCAGGACGGGACCTTCGCCAAGAACTGGATTGAGGAGAACAAGACCGGCCGCCACAAGTTCGAGGAGATGCGGAAGCAGGAGGCTGGCCTGCAGATCGAAGCCGTGGGCGCCAAGCTGCGCGCCGCGATGCCATTCCTCGACCCCGTCGTCATGGTAAACGGAGTCCCGGAGCGGGCAAAATAG
- a CDS encoding ATP-binding protein, translating to MTSLPSESVAPEVASGTSAFAGNHPPTPLPDIAAALKRVAPLHDLSQGELEWLAAHGTERFAPAGSTLFHEGDPATKMMIILKGEVHVRRERGPSTAIFVGRAGQITALLPFSRMKSYGGLGFTTSDTWALEFDRSLFPEILQTIPSFGQRIVSVLLDRVREVTRIEQQTEKLTALGKLAGNLAHELNNPASAAQRAASGLLEELRVYGHEKFRMGRLCLNEQQSAKIEAWERAVHASGKANAALDEAHQPQREDDIIGWLESRRVPETWLIAPDLAELGTTTAQLDELAEFLNLEQVAVVLTQFASVLRAEKIADAMLHSTDRIFELIGAIKDYSYMDQAPIQEIDIPKGIEATLSMLQSRLTNVEIERNYQPDLPMISAYASELNQVWTALIENSLDAMRDKGHLKLSCRQAGENILIEVWDDGPGIPPDLQDRIFEPFFTTKPPGKGLGLGLDTVTRIIHKHRGYVTVKSKPGATCFQIQLPIAQLQAY from the coding sequence ATGACTTCGCTCCCCTCCGAATCCGTCGCTCCCGAAGTGGCTTCAGGCACCAGCGCGTTTGCCGGGAATCATCCGCCGACACCGCTGCCCGATATCGCGGCTGCGCTGAAGCGCGTCGCTCCCCTGCACGATCTCTCCCAGGGCGAACTGGAGTGGCTGGCTGCCCACGGAACCGAGAGGTTCGCTCCGGCAGGCAGCACTCTCTTCCACGAGGGCGACCCCGCCACAAAGATGATGATCATTCTCAAGGGCGAGGTTCATGTAAGGCGGGAACGTGGTCCATCGACCGCCATCTTTGTTGGCCGCGCCGGCCAGATCACAGCCCTGCTTCCCTTCTCCCGGATGAAGAGCTATGGCGGCCTGGGCTTTACCACATCCGACACATGGGCGCTGGAGTTCGACCGCTCTCTGTTTCCCGAGATTCTGCAGACCATCCCCTCGTTCGGACAGCGGATCGTCTCCGTGCTGCTGGATCGCGTACGCGAAGTGACGCGCATCGAGCAGCAGACGGAGAAGCTGACCGCCCTGGGCAAACTGGCTGGCAATCTGGCGCATGAGCTGAACAACCCCGCCTCAGCGGCGCAGCGGGCCGCCTCGGGCCTGTTGGAGGAGTTGCGCGTCTACGGCCATGAAAAATTTCGCATGGGCAGACTTTGCCTCAACGAGCAGCAGTCCGCAAAGATCGAAGCGTGGGAGAGAGCGGTCCACGCATCCGGCAAGGCGAACGCCGCGCTCGATGAGGCTCACCAGCCGCAGCGCGAAGATGACATCATCGGCTGGCTCGAGAGCAGGCGGGTCCCCGAAACCTGGCTGATCGCGCCGGACCTGGCGGAGCTTGGCACCACGACCGCGCAACTGGACGAGCTCGCGGAATTCCTGAATCTGGAGCAGGTGGCGGTGGTGCTGACGCAGTTTGCGTCCGTGCTGCGGGCCGAGAAGATCGCAGACGCGATGCTCCACTCCACCGACCGCATCTTCGAGTTGATCGGAGCCATCAAGGACTACTCCTACATGGACCAGGCGCCCATCCAGGAGATCGACATTCCGAAGGGCATCGAGGCCACTCTCTCCATGCTGCAATCGCGCCTGACGAATGTGGAGATTGAGCGCAACTACCAGCCCGACCTGCCCATGATCAGCGCCTATGCGAGTGAATTGAATCAGGTCTGGACCGCGCTGATTGAAAACTCCCTCGACGCCATGCGGGACAAGGGACACCTGAAACTAAGCTGCCGTCAGGCCGGAGAGAACATCCTGATCGAGGTATGGGATGATGGTCCCGGAATCCCGCCGGATCTGCAGGACCGGATCTTCGAACCCTTTTTCACGACCAAGCCGCCAGGCAAAGGACTGGGGCTCGGCCTGGACACTGTGACCCGCATCATCCACAAACACAGGGGTTACGTCACGGTGAAGTCAAAGCCGGGAGCTACCTGCTTCCAGATTCAGCTGCCGATCGCGCAGTTGCAGGCCTACTAA
- the ilvN gene encoding acetolactate synthase small subunit, which yields MLHTFVALVEDKPGVLTRVASLFRRLNINIVSVTVGRSEQAGVSRMTLVAEAEAGAAHRMRASLYKLENVLDVDDVGQSPCVVRELALIKVAATPATRSRIFELVEVFRARVVDLTSESLMIEITGVQSKIEGLIQILNESSDRILEISRTGRMVMRRGQHTSRVLEAMTTPSEGLLSATKPLPDFMPDQSDLLS from the coding sequence ATGCTGCATACATTTGTTGCACTGGTCGAAGATAAACCCGGCGTTCTGACGCGCGTGGCATCGCTCTTTCGCCGATTGAACATCAACATCGTCTCGGTTACCGTAGGTCGTTCCGAGCAGGCCGGGGTCTCGCGCATGACGCTGGTCGCAGAAGCGGAGGCAGGAGCAGCCCATCGCATGAGAGCCAGCCTGTATAAGCTCGAAAATGTATTGGATGTGGATGATGTCGGGCAATCGCCGTGTGTGGTGCGGGAGTTGGCGCTGATCAAGGTTGCCGCCACACCTGCGACACGGTCCCGCATCTTCGAACTGGTGGAGGTCTTCCGCGCTCGCGTCGTCGATCTCACATCGGAGTCACTGATGATCGAGATCACCGGTGTCCAGAGCAAGATTGAGGGCCTGATCCAGATTCTCAACGAGAGCTCCGACCGCATCCTGGAGATTTCGCGTACGGGACGCATGGTGATGCGCCGTGGCCAGCACACGAGCCGCGTGCTGGAAGCGATGACGACGCCCAGCGAAGGCCTGCTGTCCGCAACCAAACCCTTACCGGATTTTATGCCGGATCAGAGCGACCTGCTCTCCTGA
- the topA gene encoding type I DNA topoisomerase produces MSKSLVIVESPAKAKTINKYLGNDYVVEASFGHIMDLPKKDIGVELEHRTFKPTLIVTPDKEKLVAKLKKLAEKADTVYLAPDPDREGEAIAAHLAIQLTPSLKGKGKIRRVTFNEITKKAVVEAFKHARDVDKHLVDAQQTRRVLDRIVGYQISPLLWDKVRRGLSAGRVQTVAVRLIVEREREIKAFNPVEYWTIDAVLTPLPSGPEFVARFVGIDGRKAEVPTVSTASLPDQSATDAVLAALPNAAWRVRTVEKKERRKSAAPPFTTSKLQQDASRQLGFNVKRTMGIAQRLYEGVDIGPEGTVGLITYMRTDSTRVSPDAIASVRGYIGKKLGKEYLPAQPNAFKSKKDAQDAHEAIRPTNVELHPDEIHRYLSEEQYKLYRLIWQRFVASQIVPAVYDQTIVDIEAKADRSYDFRVTGSVLKFDGFLRVYEEAKDSKDEDDESLKNSLPALSDGQKLKLNQTLPEQHFTEPLPRYNEASLVKVLEERGIGRPSTYSSIITTIQDRKYVTKVPPTGRAGRFYPTEIGIVVTDLLVANFPYIFDTQYTARLEEELDEIEEGKEKWTDLLRGFYGHFEEELQSAEKHMENIKRMEHPTDQKCDLCGSPLVMKWGKFGSFYACSAYNKKDKNSCTFTKENFETKPDLNTAEAQEAEQAEEYCEACGRVMVLKRGRFGMFMACPGYNEDPPCKTTRKLDQKVQQKPPVPLEEHCPKCGEQLVLRNGQYGEFVSCSGYPKCKYIKQNTIGVHCPLCKDGEIAEKKARRGNLFYGCTNYPKCNFTSNNKPVDQKCPECGSPYLVEKTLKSGVYLVCPNNKKTAAEDEAPKRKKKGEEPAAETVSCSYSKRIGDAPVPPPTPTPETHGPVLEPDPPVPVS; encoded by the coding sequence ATGAGTAAATCTCTCGTGATCGTCGAATCTCCCGCGAAAGCAAAGACGATCAATAAATATCTCGGCAACGACTACGTGGTGGAGGCCTCCTTTGGCCACATCATGGATCTGCCGAAAAAAGATATCGGCGTCGAGCTTGAGCACAGGACGTTCAAGCCGACCCTCATCGTCACACCAGACAAGGAGAAGCTGGTAGCCAAGCTCAAGAAGCTTGCCGAGAAGGCGGATACCGTCTACCTGGCGCCCGATCCTGACCGCGAAGGCGAAGCGATTGCCGCTCACCTCGCCATCCAACTCACCCCATCGCTGAAGGGCAAGGGCAAGATCCGCCGCGTTACCTTTAATGAGATTACGAAGAAGGCAGTCGTCGAGGCCTTCAAGCATGCCCGCGATGTGGATAAGCACCTCGTGGATGCGCAGCAGACGCGCCGCGTCCTGGACCGCATCGTCGGCTACCAGATTTCACCCCTGCTCTGGGACAAGGTTCGCCGCGGCCTCTCTGCCGGCCGTGTGCAGACGGTCGCCGTGCGCCTCATCGTCGAGCGCGAGCGGGAGATCAAGGCATTCAATCCTGTCGAGTACTGGACGATCGATGCCGTGCTCACTCCACTCCCCTCGGGACCGGAGTTTGTTGCCCGCTTCGTCGGCATCGACGGACGCAAGGCCGAGGTGCCGACCGTCAGCACCGCCAGCCTGCCCGATCAGTCAGCCACCGATGCTGTGCTCGCAGCGCTGCCGAATGCGGCATGGCGCGTGCGTACCGTGGAGAAGAAAGAGCGCCGCAAGAGTGCCGCTCCTCCCTTTACCACCAGCAAGCTGCAGCAGGATGCTTCGCGGCAGTTGGGATTCAACGTCAAGCGCACCATGGGCATTGCCCAGCGCCTCTATGAGGGCGTCGATATCGGCCCGGAAGGCACGGTCGGCCTCATCACGTATATGCGTACCGATTCGACCCGTGTTTCACCGGATGCCATTGCGTCCGTGCGCGGCTACATCGGTAAGAAGCTTGGCAAGGAGTACCTGCCTGCCCAGCCCAACGCCTTCAAGTCGAAGAAGGACGCGCAGGATGCGCATGAAGCGATCCGGCCCACCAACGTCGAGTTGCACCCGGACGAGATTCACCGCTACCTCAGCGAGGAGCAGTACAAGCTCTACCGCCTCATCTGGCAGCGCTTTGTCGCATCGCAGATCGTGCCCGCTGTCTACGACCAGACCATCGTCGATATCGAAGCCAAGGCGGATCGCTCGTATGACTTCCGAGTGACCGGCTCGGTGCTCAAGTTTGACGGATTCCTGCGGGTGTATGAAGAGGCGAAGGACTCCAAGGACGAAGACGACGAGTCGTTGAAGAACTCGCTGCCCGCGCTCAGCGATGGGCAGAAGCTCAAGCTGAACCAGACCTTGCCGGAGCAGCACTTTACCGAGCCGCTGCCGCGATACAACGAAGCTTCGCTGGTCAAGGTGCTGGAGGAGCGCGGCATCGGACGTCCGTCCACCTACTCGTCCATCATCACCACCATCCAGGACCGGAAGTACGTGACCAAGGTTCCTCCGACGGGTCGTGCGGGACGCTTCTATCCAACCGAGATTGGCATCGTTGTCACCGACCTGCTGGTCGCCAACTTCCCCTACATCTTCGATACGCAATACACCGCACGCCTCGAAGAGGAACTGGACGAAATCGAAGAGGGCAAGGAGAAGTGGACCGACCTGCTGCGCGGCTTCTACGGACACTTTGAAGAGGAGCTCCAAAGCGCCGAGAAGCACATGGAAAACATCAAGCGCATGGAGCATCCCACCGATCAGAAGTGCGACCTGTGTGGATCTCCCCTGGTGATGAAGTGGGGCAAGTTTGGCTCGTTCTACGCCTGCAGCGCCTACAACAAGAAAGACAAGAATAGCTGTACCTTTACCAAGGAAAACTTCGAAACCAAACCCGACCTCAACACCGCGGAGGCGCAGGAGGCCGAGCAGGCGGAGGAGTATTGCGAAGCCTGTGGCCGCGTCATGGTGCTCAAGCGTGGACGATTCGGCATGTTCATGGCCTGCCCGGGATACAACGAGGATCCGCCTTGCAAGACCACCCGCAAGCTGGATCAGAAGGTGCAGCAGAAGCCGCCGGTTCCGCTCGAGGAGCACTGCCCCAAATGCGGCGAGCAGTTGGTGCTGCGCAATGGGCAGTATGGCGAGTTCGTCTCCTGCTCCGGCTATCCCAAGTGCAAATACATTAAGCAGAACACCATCGGCGTCCACTGCCCCCTGTGCAAGGATGGGGAGATCGCCGAGAAAAAGGCGCGTCGCGGCAACCTTTTCTACGGCTGCACGAACTATCCCAAGTGCAACTTCACCTCCAACAACAAGCCGGTCGATCAGAAGTGCCCGGAGTGCGGCAGCCCGTACCTGGTGGAGAAGACGCTGAAATCCGGCGTTTATCTCGTGTGCCCCAACAACAAGAAGACCGCCGCCGAGGACGAGGCTCCCAAGCGGAAGAAGAAGGGGGAAGAGCCGGCTGCCGAGACTGTCTCCTGCAGTTACAGCAAGCGCATTGGAGATGCTCCTGTCCCGCCTCCGACGCCAACGCCCGAGACACATGGCCCGGTGCTGGAACCGGATCCTCCTGTCCCTGTCAGTTGA
- the ilvD gene encoding dihydroxy-acid dehydratase, translating into MTQDDKKHGAKFYSIPLTEGPSRAAARSYLRGVGFSKEDLHKPIIGIANTWTEIGPCNFHLRDIAEAVKEGIRAAGGTPMEFNTITISDGITMGTEGMKASLISREVIADSIELVARGNLFDGIVCIAGCDKNLPGTVMAMARLDIPGLMLYGGSIAPGHVNGKDITIQDVFEGIGARAEGKIDDAQLEVLEAAACPGAGACGGQFTANTMAMACEFMGISPMGLSGVPALSPDKHAASRQAGVLIMEAARNDLRPSKLITLKSIENAIASVAASGGSTNAVLHFLAIAHEMGIPLSIDDFDRISARTPLLCDLKPGGNYMAADYQAAGGSRLLAQRLISAGLLNSECLNISGKTLAEEAAQAKETPGQPVIHTVDQAIKPTGGLVILKGNLAPDGCVIKVAGHKRLTHRGPARVFDTEEKAFAAVQSGSLKPDDVVVIRYEGPRGGPGMREMLAVTAAIAGTDLGESVALLTDGRFSGATRGLMAGHVAPEAAVGGPIAAVRDGDIIEFDIPNRKLTVEISAEEIANRMKQWTAPAPHYARGVFRKYTDRVSSAATGAVTN; encoded by the coding sequence ATGACCCAAGACGATAAGAAGCACGGCGCCAAATTCTACAGCATCCCTCTCACCGAAGGTCCTAGCCGCGCGGCAGCGCGCTCCTACCTTCGCGGCGTTGGCTTCTCCAAAGAAGATCTGCACAAGCCAATCATCGGCATTGCGAATACATGGACGGAGATCGGCCCTTGCAACTTCCATCTGCGCGACATTGCGGAGGCAGTGAAGGAAGGCATTCGTGCGGCAGGCGGGACACCGATGGAGTTCAATACCATCACCATCTCCGACGGCATCACCATGGGCACGGAAGGCATGAAGGCCTCGCTGATCAGCCGCGAGGTGATTGCGGATTCCATTGAGCTGGTAGCACGGGGCAATCTCTTTGACGGCATCGTATGCATCGCCGGTTGCGACAAGAACCTTCCCGGCACCGTGATGGCCATGGCGCGCCTGGATATTCCCGGGCTTATGCTCTACGGCGGATCGATCGCGCCCGGACACGTGAACGGCAAGGACATCACGATTCAGGATGTGTTCGAAGGCATCGGCGCGCGGGCCGAAGGAAAGATCGACGACGCCCAGCTCGAAGTGCTGGAAGCGGCTGCCTGTCCTGGCGCCGGAGCCTGCGGCGGTCAGTTCACCGCAAACACCATGGCAATGGCGTGCGAGTTCATGGGCATCTCGCCGATGGGGCTCTCCGGAGTACCGGCGCTCTCTCCTGACAAGCATGCAGCATCGCGGCAGGCCGGTGTCCTCATCATGGAGGCGGCCCGCAATGACCTGCGCCCCAGCAAGCTGATTACGCTGAAGTCAATTGAGAATGCGATCGCCAGCGTGGCGGCCTCGGGCGGTTCTACCAACGCTGTACTGCACTTCCTGGCGATTGCTCATGAGATGGGCATTCCGCTCTCCATCGACGACTTTGACCGCATTTCGGCCCGCACTCCCCTGCTCTGCGACCTGAAGCCCGGCGGCAACTACATGGCTGCGGACTACCAGGCCGCGGGTGGCAGCCGCCTGCTGGCGCAGCGCCTGATCTCTGCGGGACTGCTGAACAGCGAATGCCTGAACATCTCAGGAAAGACACTCGCCGAGGAAGCGGCTCAGGCGAAAGAGACACCCGGACAGCCCGTGATCCACACGGTGGACCAGGCGATCAAGCCGACCGGCGGACTGGTCATCCTGAAGGGCAACCTCGCACCGGATGGCTGCGTGATCAAGGTCGCGGGACACAAGCGGCTTACGCATCGCGGACCGGCCCGCGTCTTTGACACGGAGGAGAAGGCCTTCGCGGCAGTGCAATCCGGCAGCCTGAAGCCGGACGACGTAGTGGTGATCCGCTACGAAGGCCCGCGCGGAGGCCCTGGAATGCGGGAGATGCTCGCGGTTACGGCGGCCATTGCGGGAACCGATCTGGGCGAGAGTGTTGCCCTGCTGACGGACGGACGCTTTTCCGGCGCCACACGCGGGTTGATGGCAGGACACGTTGCGCCGGAAGCAGCGGTCGGCGGCCCGATTGCCGCGGTGCGCGATGGGGACATCATCGAGTTCGATATTCCCAACCGCAAATTGACGGTGGAGATTTCGGCGGAGGAGATCGCCAACCGCATGAAGCAGTGGACCGCACCTGCACCGCATTACGCACGGGGCGTATTCCGCAAGTACACCGATCGCGTTTCTTCCGCTGCAACAGGAGCGGTTACAAATTAG